One Egibacteraceae bacterium genomic region harbors:
- a CDS encoding helix-turn-helix domain-containing protein: MTEENLPAALARLCTLDEPTRRAAYQAVRQQPPATRAQVAEQVGISVSLAAFHLDTLAEAGLLDTFYARLPGRGGPGAGRPAKWYRPSDVPLEVSVPPRRYELVGAILAEAIHAAAASGQADAAVRDAARQAGHRLAGQAPRRSDRRRAWRAFLKRFGYEPRQQQEATVFGNCPFAALARAYPNTICTANVALVDGLLQGVGVNDVAVEFQPGAGGCCVLLRST; the protein is encoded by the coding sequence GTGACCGAGGAAAACCTGCCAGCCGCGCTGGCTCGCCTGTGCACCCTGGATGAGCCCACCCGCCGAGCGGCCTACCAGGCGGTGCGCCAGCAGCCGCCGGCCACTCGTGCGCAGGTGGCCGAGCAGGTGGGCATCTCGGTCAGCCTGGCCGCGTTTCATCTCGACACCCTGGCCGAGGCCGGGCTGCTGGACACCTTCTACGCCCGCCTCCCAGGCCGCGGCGGTCCTGGCGCCGGGCGTCCCGCCAAGTGGTACCGCCCCAGCGACGTCCCACTGGAGGTGTCGGTCCCCCCCCGCCGCTACGAGCTGGTGGGTGCCATCCTGGCCGAGGCCATCCATGCGGCCGCTGCCAGCGGACAGGCCGACGCAGCGGTCAGAGACGCGGCCCGCCAGGCCGGTCACCGGCTTGCGGGGCAGGCGCCCCGACGATCAGACCGACGGCGGGCATGGAGGGCGTTCTTGAAGCGGTTCGGCTACGAGCCGCGACAACAACAAGAGGCGACGGTGTTCGGCAACTGCCCCTTCGCCGCGCTCGCCCGGGCCTATCCCAACACGATCTGCACCGCCAACGTCGCTCTGGTCGACGGCCTCCTGCAAGGCGTGGGCGTCAACGACGTAGCGGTCGAGTTTCAACCAGGCGCCGGCGGCTGCTGCGTCCTGCTCCGCTCCACCTGA
- a CDS encoding AhpC/TSA family protein, translating to MCRSHLVKVTSRKDRFDAAGATAVFVSHDEPDAVRGLMLADVNCPFPVAIDREKTAYRDWGLRSLPLPMIWLDPKVWRQYAKLLSSGERMRSSGGDQRQMGGDFVVDRDGVVAYARPQRRDDRPPVGELLKVIEAL from the coding sequence ATCTGCCGCAGCCACCTCGTGAAGGTGACCAGCAGGAAGGACCGCTTCGATGCAGCCGGAGCCACCGCGGTGTTCGTCAGCCATGACGAGCCGGACGCGGTCCGCGGTCTCATGCTGGCCGACGTGAACTGCCCCTTCCCGGTGGCCATCGACCGGGAAAAGACCGCCTACCGGGACTGGGGGCTCCGTAGTCTGCCCTTGCCGATGATCTGGCTGGATCCGAAGGTGTGGCGCCAATACGCGAAGCTGCTCAGCTCCGGCGAGCGGATGCGCTCCTCCGGCGGCGACCAGCGCCAGATGGGCGGAGACTTCGTCGTGGACCGGGACGGTGTCGTGGCGTATGCGCGTCCGCAGCGCCGCGACGACCGGCCACCGGTCGGTGAGCTGCTCAAGGTGATCGAGGCGCTGTGA
- a CDS encoding RNA polymerase sigma factor, giving the protein MRDRGFREHVVPELDVLLRVARRLTGSPDSAEDLVQETLIRAYRAVDRFDGRHPRAWLLTILRNTWKNMNRRARPLFADDPDEALNRAPARGADGRTGAEEQVVDAGFDQRLAQALTDLALIHQEVVVLVDMDGLSYQETADVLGVAYRALVASLARLSPPVESERLERLRAFADELAGAA; this is encoded by the coding sequence ATGCGCGACCGTGGATTCCGCGAGCACGTGGTGCCCGAGCTCGACGTGCTGCTGCGCGTGGCTCGCCGGCTGACCGGCAGCCCGGACAGCGCCGAGGACCTCGTGCAGGAGACGCTCATCCGCGCCTACCGTGCGGTGGACCGCTTCGACGGCCGCCACCCCCGAGCGTGGCTGCTCACGATCCTGCGTAACACCTGGAAGAACATGAACCGCCGCGCGCGGCCTCTGTTCGCCGACGACCCCGACGAGGCCCTCAACCGTGCCCCTGCACGCGGCGCGGACGGCCGCACCGGCGCCGAGGAGCAGGTCGTCGACGCCGGCTTCGACCAGCGGCTCGCCCAGGCGCTGACCGACCTCGCGCTCATCCACCAAGAGGTCGTGGTCCTCGTCGACATGGACGGCTTGTCCTACCAGGAGACCGCCGACGTGCTCGGCGTGGCCTACCGTGCGCTCGTGGCCTCACTCGCCCGGCTGTCACCTCCGGTAGAGTCCGAACGGCTCGAGCGGTTACGCGCGTTCGCCGACGAGCTGGCCGGCGCCGCATGA
- a CDS encoding ABC transporter substrate-binding protein — MRRTLLAVVVLALLAAACSPNPGSSAVEPGDWPGVLSEADGQTVRWWLFGGDERVNRFIDDHVAPAAADLGVTVQKVPVDSTVEAVRRVLAELEAGRDDGGVDLVWVNGENFALGREAGAWLTDWATRLPNSALVDWSDPAIATDFGVPVDGDESPWARAAFVFAHDPGRTPDPPRSFVALLDYARQHPGRVTYPAPPDFTGAAFVRQAVTALGEHEAFALLAELKPLQWREGEAFPGSEAELSRLFADGQVDLAMSYDPTFVATAVHQGAFGESVRPFTFTGGTLQNTSYVAIPRNAANTAGALVVADLLLSPELQAIMNDPAVWGMPTVLDLDRLDADQRDALDAVAGPHVPADLGDPIAELPVDRVEPINRRWRQEVAR; from the coding sequence ATGAGACGGACACTGCTTGCAGTGGTGGTGCTGGCGTTGCTCGCCGCTGCGTGCAGCCCGAACCCGGGCTCCAGCGCCGTCGAGCCAGGCGACTGGCCGGGCGTGCTCTCCGAGGCGGACGGGCAGACGGTGCGCTGGTGGCTGTTCGGCGGCGACGAGCGCGTGAACCGCTTCATCGACGACCATGTGGCGCCCGCCGCGGCCGACCTGGGCGTGACCGTGCAGAAGGTGCCGGTGGACAGCACCGTCGAGGCCGTCCGCCGTGTGCTCGCCGAGCTGGAGGCGGGACGGGATGACGGTGGCGTCGATCTCGTGTGGGTGAACGGGGAGAACTTCGCGCTGGGACGGGAAGCCGGTGCGTGGCTGACCGACTGGGCGACCCGCCTGCCCAACAGCGCGCTCGTGGACTGGTCGGACCCGGCCATCGCCACGGACTTCGGTGTGCCCGTGGACGGCGACGAGTCCCCTTGGGCGCGGGCGGCCTTCGTGTTCGCCCACGACCCTGGGCGGACCCCGGATCCTCCCCGCAGTTTCGTTGCGCTGCTGGACTACGCCCGCCAGCACCCCGGTCGGGTCACCTATCCCGCGCCGCCTGACTTCACCGGTGCGGCGTTCGTCCGCCAGGCCGTGACCGCCCTCGGCGAGCACGAAGCGTTCGCGCTGCTCGCCGAGCTGAAACCCCTGCAGTGGCGGGAGGGGGAGGCCTTCCCCGGGTCGGAGGCGGAACTCAGTCGGCTGTTCGCCGACGGGCAGGTGGACCTGGCGATGAGCTACGACCCGACATTCGTCGCCACCGCGGTCCATCAAGGCGCATTCGGCGAGTCCGTCCGGCCGTTCACGTTCACGGGGGGCACGCTGCAGAACACCAGCTACGTCGCCATCCCGCGCAACGCCGCGAACACCGCTGGTGCGCTCGTCGTCGCCGACCTGCTGCTGTCCCCGGAACTGCAGGCGATCATGAACGACCCGGCGGTGTGGGGTATGCCCACCGTGCTCGATCTCGACCGTCTCGACGCCGACCAGCGCGACGCGCTTGACGCGGTGGCTGGCCCGCATGTCCCGGCTGACCTCGGTGACCCCATCGCCGAGCTGCCCGTCGACCGAGTCGAGCCCATCAACCGCCGCTGGCGCCAGGAGGTGGCCCGGTGA
- a CDS encoding DUF427 domain-containing protein: MLAESTVAHGLHRRIARHRVWETRVARHPFHREGRMADRSVCWRKGRARYLTVAVDDRADVNAAWYYPKPWPLARRIAGHVAFWAGVEITG; this comes from the coding sequence GTGCTCGCGGAATCCACGGTCGCGCATGGTCTGCATCGTCGCATCGCCCGTCATCGCGTGTGGGAAACCCGGGTCGCTCGACATCCATTCCACCGCGAGGGAAGGATGGCCGACAGAAGCGTGTGCTGGCGGAAGGGCCGGGCCCGCTACCTCACGGTGGCAGTCGACGACCGCGCTGACGTCAACGCCGCGTGGTACTACCCGAAACCCTGGCCGCTGGCACGCCGCATCGCCGGCCACGTCGCCTTCTGGGCCGGCGTGGAAATCACCGGATGA
- a CDS encoding SRPBCC family protein has product MARIERSIDIDAPPEKVFGELAHWGRLTQWSTITADHDGPERCTGVGEEFDQHLRLAGINVQTHWRVTEYEPPRMLAYEATGPGDSWLRMRQEVVAVDAGSRVQLQVDYELPAGVLGEAVDRMYVERRNQREAEHSLENLKELIEAGAG; this is encoded by the coding sequence GTGGCCCGCATCGAACGCAGCATCGACATCGACGCACCGCCGGAGAAGGTTTTCGGCGAGCTGGCGCACTGGGGGAGGTTGACCCAATGGTCCACCATCACCGCGGACCACGACGGCCCCGAACGCTGCACCGGGGTCGGTGAGGAGTTCGACCAGCACCTCCGTTTGGCCGGGATCAACGTGCAGACGCATTGGCGGGTCACCGAGTACGAGCCCCCCCGCATGCTCGCCTACGAAGCGACCGGTCCCGGGGACAGCTGGCTGCGGATGCGCCAGGAGGTGGTGGCGGTGGACGCCGGCAGCCGGGTGCAGCTGCAGGTCGACTACGAGCTGCCCGCAGGGGTCCTCGGGGAGGCGGTGGACCGGATGTACGTCGAACGCCGCAACCAGCGGGAAGCCGAGCACTCGCTGGAAAACCTCAAGGAGCTGATCGAGGCCGGCGCGGGCTGA
- a CDS encoding zf-HC2 domain-containing protein, with translation MGFYIEFDSSEGGTVRRLLAQMRDMLECRRVKPLLQPFLDGELGEEEAVLVSRHVDACRRCGLAAETFREKAGLARLAEDSDRETVQRLELFVTELDDEG, from the coding sequence GTGGGTTTCTACATTGAGTTCGACTCCTCGGAGGGAGGCACGGTGAGAAGGCTGCTCGCACAGATGCGGGACATGCTGGAGTGCAGGCGGGTCAAGCCGCTCCTGCAGCCGTTCTTGGACGGCGAACTCGGCGAGGAGGAGGCCGTGCTCGTCTCCAGGCACGTGGACGCCTGCCGACGTTGCGGCCTGGCAGCCGAGACGTTTCGCGAGAAGGCCGGGCTCGCCCGGCTCGCCGAGGACTCCGACCGCGAGACCGTGCAGCGTCTCGAGCTCTTCGTGACCGAGCTCGACGACGAGGGTTGA
- a CDS encoding DUF2231 domain-containing protein: MVTPTPTDLHHHAKRPVTVAAGPYGHPFHPIFVTVPIGAWVASLVFDLASFWAEDPQVFTTGALWLIAVGIIGAVVAALFGLLDLVAIPRGTKAFRTGLIHMGLNLTVVVLFAAGFFLRMGVFDQAPVAPVPLAVSAGALLLLMVSGWLGGKLAYTYGVRVADEQEQTSGYTA, from the coding sequence ATGGTCACACCTACCCCCACCGACCTGCACCACCACGCCAAGCGGCCCGTGACGGTGGCGGCGGGACCCTACGGTCACCCGTTCCATCCGATCTTCGTCACCGTGCCGATCGGCGCGTGGGTCGCAAGCCTGGTGTTCGACCTGGCTTCTTTCTGGGCGGAGGACCCACAGGTGTTCACCACGGGAGCATTGTGGCTCATCGCTGTGGGGATCATCGGCGCCGTTGTCGCCGCGTTGTTCGGGCTGCTGGATCTGGTGGCCATCCCCCGGGGCACCAAGGCCTTTCGTACCGGGCTGATCCACATGGGCCTGAACTTGACCGTTGTGGTGCTGTTCGCGGCCGGCTTCTTCCTGCGGATGGGCGTCTTCGACCAGGCACCGGTTGCCCCCGTGCCGCTGGCCGTGTCGGCGGGGGCGCTGCTGCTGTTGATGGTGTCCGGATGGCTGGGCGGCAAGCTGGCCTACACCTACGGGGTACGCGTCGCCGACGAACAAGAGCAGACCAGCGGCTACACCGCCTAA